The following proteins come from a genomic window of Pyxidicoccus sp. MSG2:
- a CDS encoding MBL fold metallo-hydrolase — MSEPKGKAKRLVEVVPGVHHWTLSDERIGGARSDAYAVVDEDGAVVLIDPLPIDEEPLRRLGKVTAIVLTAGNHQRSAWRFRKAFGAPVWAPEGAQGLEEAPDFFYVAGETLPAGIVSFHTPGPTEAMYTLWIQQHPRSVAFISDLLSHAGRGTPEFVPGEYQDDPVRTRHSVRRILDHLPVQTVCFAHGAPIVGEGAAALRRALEEDSESPTAPAP, encoded by the coding sequence ATGAGCGAGCCCAAGGGGAAGGCAAAGCGACTGGTCGAGGTGGTCCCCGGAGTCCATCACTGGACCCTCTCCGACGAGCGCATCGGCGGCGCGCGCAGTGACGCGTACGCGGTGGTGGATGAAGACGGCGCCGTCGTCCTCATCGACCCGCTGCCCATCGACGAGGAGCCGCTGCGCCGGCTGGGCAAGGTGACCGCCATCGTCCTGACGGCGGGCAACCATCAGCGCTCGGCGTGGCGCTTCCGCAAGGCCTTCGGCGCTCCGGTGTGGGCGCCGGAGGGCGCGCAGGGACTGGAGGAGGCACCGGACTTCTTCTACGTGGCGGGCGAAACGCTGCCGGCGGGCATCGTCTCCTTCCACACGCCGGGGCCCACGGAGGCCATGTACACGCTGTGGATTCAGCAGCACCCGCGCAGCGTGGCCTTCATCTCGGACCTGCTGTCGCACGCGGGCCGGGGCACGCCGGAGTTCGTTCCCGGCGAGTACCAGGACGACCCCGTCCGCACGCGGCACAGCGTGCGGCGCATCCTCGACCACCTGCCGGTGCAGACAGTGTGCTTCGCGCACGGCGCACCCATCGTCGGTGAGGGCGCCGCCGCGCTGCGCCGCGCGCTGGAGGAGGACTCGGAGTCCCCCACCGCGCCGGCGCCCTGA
- a CDS encoding lipase maturation factor family protein, producing MVERLPRGTASRPLVLFDGDCGFCRRWVARWQLSTRGRVRFEPGHWWLRWPLGIPKANLRRAMQLVEPSGRVSQGAEAVFRMLAWSPRRGTRAVARLGLLPGVLHAARGVYAVISRNRRTAAKVDSWLFGRTVVPHEYRLVRWAFLRLMGGTFFIAFTSLGRQVLGLYGARGIRPVRERLDAHLKGEPGWQRWRLTPSVFWLDASDEALVRGCRAGQLLSLALTFNLAPRRSAMLLWALYLSYVAVGREFLSFQWDVLLLEMGLLSALTAPGGLRPGLGRDAPSALDVFLFRMLVFRLYFGSGVSKLQSGDRTWRELTAMDHYYETAPLPTRGGWYAHHLPQWFHRATTAATLGLETGLPFLTFAPRKVRQLAFWVFAGLQGTIAATGNYGFFNVQALALGLWLLDDAALKRVLPLEADAPARPRRWWRTALSAVVAAPVVALGASEVLRRFDWWPRRSERVLGALGWLESQARPLRSVNPYGLFSVMTVERPEILIEGSDDGAHWKEYPFRYKVSDLERPPRWVAPHQPRLDWQMWFAALGAPSGWFLALMGRLLEGSPEVLKLLEANPFPDTPPRMVRAVLYDYKMADLEERRRTGTWWKRERLGLYVPPLALAPGPRPTDRVPRLQRNAQA from the coding sequence ATGGTGGAGCGACTCCCGCGTGGGACGGCCTCACGGCCGCTCGTACTCTTCGATGGGGACTGTGGCTTCTGCCGCCGCTGGGTGGCGCGGTGGCAATTGAGCACGCGGGGGCGCGTGCGCTTCGAGCCGGGCCACTGGTGGCTCCGCTGGCCGCTCGGCATCCCCAAGGCGAACCTGCGGCGGGCCATGCAGTTGGTGGAGCCGTCCGGCCGCGTGTCGCAGGGCGCCGAGGCGGTCTTCCGGATGCTCGCCTGGTCGCCCCGGAGGGGAACGCGCGCGGTGGCGAGGCTGGGGCTGCTGCCCGGCGTGCTGCACGCGGCGCGCGGCGTCTACGCCGTCATCTCCCGCAACCGGCGCACGGCCGCGAAGGTGGACTCCTGGCTCTTCGGCCGCACGGTGGTGCCGCATGAGTACCGGCTGGTGCGCTGGGCCTTCCTCCGGCTGATGGGCGGCACGTTCTTCATCGCTTTCACGTCGCTGGGGCGGCAGGTGCTCGGGCTCTACGGCGCGCGCGGCATCCGCCCGGTGCGCGAGCGATTGGACGCGCACCTGAAAGGAGAACCCGGCTGGCAGCGGTGGCGGCTGACGCCTTCCGTGTTCTGGCTGGACGCGTCCGATGAGGCGCTGGTGCGTGGGTGCCGCGCGGGACAGTTGTTGTCGCTGGCACTCACCTTCAACCTCGCGCCGAGGCGCAGCGCGATGCTGCTGTGGGCGCTGTACCTCTCCTACGTGGCCGTGGGCCGCGAGTTCCTCTCCTTCCAGTGGGACGTGCTGCTGCTGGAGATGGGCCTGCTCTCCGCGCTCACCGCGCCCGGTGGCCTGAGGCCGGGCCTGGGCCGCGACGCGCCCTCCGCGCTGGACGTGTTCCTCTTCCGGATGCTCGTGTTCCGCCTCTACTTCGGCTCCGGCGTCAGCAAGCTCCAGTCGGGAGACCGGACGTGGCGCGAGCTGACGGCGATGGACCACTATTACGAGACGGCGCCGCTGCCCACGCGCGGCGGCTGGTACGCGCACCACCTGCCGCAATGGTTCCACCGCGCCACCACGGCGGCCACGCTCGGTCTGGAGACGGGGCTGCCGTTCCTCACCTTCGCGCCCCGGAAGGTGCGGCAGCTCGCCTTCTGGGTCTTCGCCGGGCTGCAGGGCACCATCGCGGCCACGGGCAACTACGGCTTCTTCAACGTCCAGGCCCTGGCGCTGGGACTGTGGCTGCTGGACGACGCGGCACTGAAGCGCGTGCTGCCGCTCGAGGCCGACGCGCCCGCCCGGCCCCGCCGCTGGTGGCGCACGGCGTTGTCCGCGGTGGTGGCCGCGCCGGTGGTGGCGCTCGGCGCGTCCGAGGTGCTCCGCCGCTTCGACTGGTGGCCGCGCCGCTCGGAGCGCGTCCTGGGCGCGCTGGGGTGGCTGGAGTCCCAGGCACGTCCGCTGCGCTCCGTGAATCCGTATGGCCTGTTCAGCGTGATGACGGTGGAGCGGCCGGAAATCCTCATCGAGGGCTCCGACGACGGGGCGCACTGGAAGGAATATCCCTTCCGTTACAAGGTCAGCGACCTGGAGCGTCCGCCCCGGTGGGTGGCGCCCCATCAGCCACGGCTGGACTGGCAGATGTGGTTCGCGGCGCTCGGCGCGCCGTCGGGTTGGTTCCTCGCATTGATGGGCCGGCTGCTGGAGGGCTCGCCCGAGGTGCTGAAGCTGCTCGAGGCCAATCCCTTCCCGGACACGCCGCCGCGCATGGTCCGCGCGGTGCTCTACGACTACAAGATGGCGGACCTGGAGGAGCGGCGCCGCACCGGCACGTGGTGGAAGCGCGAGCGGCTGGGCCTCTACGTCCCACCGCTGGCCCTGGCCCCGGGACCCCGTCCGACGGACCGCGTGCCCCGGTTGCAAAGGAATGCACAGGCGTAA
- a CDS encoding protein kinase domain-containing protein produces the protein MSSARDSASLIFGRYAVLRRLAVGGMGEIFLARQVGVSGFERPVILKSLLPDMLDHEGSVEMFLDEARVAGRLNHPNVVSLFEVGEWQGTFYIAMEYIEGEDLGRLARHARRVGTPLSPRVSAEIIRDAALGLDHAHHAMDSQGALLELVHRDISPQNIMVRLDGLTKVVDFGVAKAANRATRTRTGVLKGKLRYMSPEQVRNEPLDGRSDQFALGVVLWELCTQRPLVEAENPAQAMQQIVLRSAPRPSSLVEGISPLLDSIILRMLALPREQRFNRCADVARALQAYLDDVPAPPAGEVSAVVTRLVGETVRARMRDAADGVEALLARGPGSNVSCPNCGQATSGMARFCPHCGSALSPQAAAARPEVPAPPEPRLRPPPPPSEALGTDVLTTPGGGARATALGNGARATALGNGAHATALGNGARALPPPPPEALGADAPTTPGGGARLLPPPPPLQAQGTAPPRAATPPPLDGARTAPPAGARALTPPPLLAVAPPEPTTLQVQASRTHPAEVSPTETLTQPLEAANLEHSAQRPTVNLRPVPMEAGALKRKLTVVVVGVEGAEALRRSLGPEEGLEAVGRLLDTAAAAAERHEAEVVQLTEERWCFVFGLPSASRDDPLRAVRCALDVQREVAGLGLSPPPVLRVGMEFDVALVSSGRGRMPWRVTGASLDRAASLATTAEPGEVLATTAVKALLEEEVRFSPAALLEDGPVWRVEGLGGMARATPFVGRAEALVEAARSMTGGARLFTGASGMGKSRFLEAVAERAAKAAPLRVVHARAADPRAAGAMGLVRAVLVGVARELGPSPEKSPLQPLTALGFTEAETAALWKRLSQGGLSGQAQVGDATVAEALQRAARPAGLLLLLDDLHRADGASLELLASAVSGPGARVGLVGTCTPDAIPAPLAPLPSTTLPGLSRVELRALLTGALGAACGAEVERLVSERSQGSPSFALELVRALVERGTVQRLGGTWQLAVSLSETVLPDSLALALGARLDRLPSVSQRFLTRAAVEGSTFSVALVHASLRAEDGGFDVLETLAAEGWLVAVPERPGTFRFALELGRQVLLERLTQSALRKAHQELADTLERASFASEPAREVRIAEHLLAAGSPEAAAACERAGEWLSARGEWRAAAEYLRRAVGEAPGVTASVRAWQLGVLARAAGCLTHVAPAAVEALVAPWLERISPDEAPAAWAELARRQAVAECKLGRVADAEVRLTLAQGLASVDPEAEAWVLGDRARAREVRGDATGAVELLFQAFQRMGARPARAPDFYWEHLNMLGRLQHRLGQTDRARTAFSRACEQARAVGSTAGQARALSNLAGLRMLAGEPAAAMVDLERALVLAEQAGDIQEVARIHYNVGRLLGAGGRAPEARERLERARERARVAGWREGEALTAQALGVLEQRAPRR, from the coding sequence ATGTCATCCGCGAGAGATTCCGCGTCGCTCATCTTTGGCAGATATGCCGTGCTGCGCCGGCTCGCCGTGGGCGGCATGGGGGAAATCTTCCTGGCCCGCCAGGTGGGGGTGAGCGGCTTCGAGCGCCCCGTCATCCTCAAGAGCCTGCTGCCGGACATGCTGGACCACGAGGGGTCGGTGGAGATGTTCCTCGACGAGGCGCGCGTGGCCGGCCGCCTCAACCACCCCAACGTGGTGTCTCTCTTCGAGGTGGGGGAGTGGCAGGGCACCTTCTACATCGCGATGGAATACATCGAAGGCGAGGACCTGGGCCGGCTGGCCCGTCATGCCCGCCGGGTGGGCACGCCCCTGTCGCCGCGCGTGTCCGCCGAAATCATCCGTGACGCCGCGCTGGGGCTGGACCACGCGCACCATGCGATGGATTCGCAGGGCGCCTTGTTGGAATTGGTCCACCGAGACATCAGCCCGCAGAACATCATGGTGCGGCTGGATGGGCTGACCAAGGTGGTGGACTTCGGCGTGGCGAAGGCGGCCAACCGCGCCACCCGCACGCGCACCGGCGTGCTCAAGGGCAAGCTGCGCTACATGTCGCCCGAGCAGGTTCGCAACGAGCCGCTCGATGGCAGGAGCGACCAGTTCGCGCTGGGCGTGGTGCTGTGGGAGTTGTGCACGCAGCGGCCGCTCGTCGAGGCGGAGAACCCCGCGCAGGCCATGCAGCAGATTGTCCTGCGGTCGGCGCCCCGGCCCTCGTCCCTCGTGGAAGGCATCTCGCCGTTGCTGGACTCCATCATCCTGCGGATGCTGGCCCTGCCGAGGGAGCAGCGCTTCAACCGGTGTGCGGACGTGGCGCGCGCCCTCCAGGCCTACCTGGACGACGTGCCCGCGCCTCCCGCCGGTGAGGTCTCCGCGGTGGTGACGCGCCTGGTGGGGGAGACCGTGCGCGCGCGGATGCGCGACGCCGCCGACGGCGTGGAGGCGCTGCTGGCGCGTGGCCCCGGCTCCAACGTCTCCTGCCCCAACTGCGGTCAGGCGACGAGCGGCATGGCGCGCTTCTGCCCTCACTGTGGCAGTGCGCTCTCTCCCCAGGCGGCGGCCGCCCGGCCCGAGGTTCCGGCCCCGCCCGAGCCACGCCTCCGCCCGCCTCCGCCTCCGTCCGAAGCCCTGGGCACCGACGTGCTGACCACGCCCGGTGGTGGCGCGCGCGCCACCGCGCTCGGTAATGGCGCGCGCGCCACCGCGCTCGGTAATGGCGCGCACGCCACCGCGCTCGGTAATGGCGCGCGCGCCCTCCCGCCACCTCCCCCCGAAGCCCTGGGCGCCGACGCGCCGACCACGCCCGGTGGCGGCGCGCGCCTCCTCCCGCCTCCTCCGCCGCTCCAGGCCCAGGGGACTGCTCCACCTCGGGCCGCCACGCCTCCGCCCCTCGACGGAGCACGCACGGCTCCTCCCGCCGGAGCACGGGCCCTCACACCTCCCCCGCTGCTCGCCGTGGCCCCGCCCGAGCCGACGACGCTGCAGGTGCAGGCCTCGCGCACGCATCCGGCCGAGGTCTCTCCCACCGAGACGCTCACCCAGCCCCTGGAGGCCGCGAACCTGGAGCACTCCGCGCAGCGGCCCACCGTCAACCTGCGTCCCGTGCCGATGGAGGCTGGCGCCCTCAAGCGCAAGCTGACCGTGGTGGTGGTGGGCGTCGAGGGCGCGGAGGCCCTGCGCCGGAGCCTGGGCCCGGAGGAGGGACTGGAAGCCGTCGGGCGGCTGCTGGACACCGCCGCCGCCGCCGCGGAGCGCCACGAGGCCGAGGTGGTGCAGCTCACCGAGGAGCGCTGGTGCTTCGTCTTCGGCCTGCCCTCGGCGAGCCGGGATGACCCCCTGCGCGCCGTCAGGTGCGCGCTCGACGTGCAGCGAGAGGTGGCGGGCCTGGGGCTGTCGCCACCGCCCGTGCTCCGGGTGGGCATGGAGTTCGACGTCGCCCTGGTGAGCAGCGGCCGTGGCCGCATGCCGTGGCGGGTGACGGGCGCGAGCCTCGACAGGGCGGCCTCGCTCGCCACCACGGCCGAGCCGGGCGAGGTGCTCGCCACCACCGCCGTCAAGGCGCTCCTGGAAGAGGAGGTGCGCTTCTCTCCCGCCGCGCTGCTGGAGGACGGGCCGGTCTGGCGCGTCGAGGGGCTCGGCGGGATGGCGCGCGCCACGCCCTTCGTCGGGCGCGCGGAGGCGTTGGTGGAGGCCGCGCGTTCCATGACGGGAGGCGCAAGGCTCTTCACCGGGGCCTCCGGCATGGGGAAGAGCCGCTTCCTGGAGGCGGTGGCCGAGCGCGCCGCGAAGGCCGCGCCCCTGCGCGTCGTGCACGCCCGGGCCGCGGACCCCCGCGCCGCCGGAGCCATGGGGCTGGTGCGCGCGGTGCTCGTCGGCGTGGCCCGGGAGCTGGGGCCCTCGCCCGAGAAGTCGCCGCTCCAGCCGCTCACCGCGCTGGGCTTCACGGAGGCGGAGACCGCGGCCCTCTGGAAGCGCCTCTCCCAGGGCGGCCTCTCGGGGCAGGCGCAGGTGGGGGACGCGACGGTGGCGGAGGCCCTCCAGCGCGCCGCGCGCCCCGCCGGGTTGCTGCTCTTGCTGGACGACCTTCACCGCGCGGATGGGGCCTCGCTGGAGCTGCTGGCCTCCGCGGTGTCCGGGCCCGGCGCGCGCGTGGGCCTGGTGGGCACGTGCACTCCGGACGCCATCCCCGCGCCGCTCGCGCCGCTGCCCTCGACGACGCTGCCCGGCCTGTCCCGGGTGGAGCTGCGCGCGCTGCTCACCGGGGCCCTGGGCGCGGCCTGCGGGGCGGAGGTGGAGCGGCTCGTCTCCGAGCGCTCCCAGGGCAGTCCCTCCTTCGCACTGGAGCTCGTTCGCGCGCTCGTCGAGCGCGGCACGGTGCAGCGGCTCGGCGGCACCTGGCAGCTGGCCGTGTCCCTCTCGGAGACGGTGCTGCCCGACAGCCTCGCGCTCGCGCTGGGCGCCAGGCTGGACCGGCTCCCGTCCGTGTCGCAGCGCTTCCTCACCCGCGCCGCCGTCGAGGGGAGCACCTTCTCCGTGGCCCTGGTCCACGCGTCGCTGAGGGCCGAGGACGGTGGCTTCGATGTCCTGGAGACGCTCGCCGCGGAGGGCTGGCTGGTGGCCGTCCCGGAGCGGCCCGGCACGTTCCGCTTCGCGCTGGAGCTGGGGCGGCAGGTGCTGCTGGAGCGGCTCACCCAGAGCGCGCTGCGCAAGGCGCACCAGGAGCTGGCCGACACCCTGGAGCGGGCGTCCTTCGCGTCGGAGCCCGCCCGGGAGGTGCGCATCGCGGAGCACCTGCTCGCCGCGGGCTCACCCGAGGCGGCCGCCGCATGCGAGCGGGCCGGTGAGTGGCTCTCCGCGCGCGGGGAGTGGCGCGCCGCCGCGGAGTACCTCCGGCGGGCCGTGGGAGAGGCACCCGGCGTCACCGCCTCCGTGCGTGCGTGGCAGCTCGGCGTGCTCGCGCGCGCGGCGGGGTGCCTGACGCACGTGGCCCCGGCCGCGGTGGAGGCCCTGGTGGCGCCGTGGCTGGAGCGCATCTCCCCCGACGAGGCGCCCGCGGCCTGGGCGGAGCTGGCGCGCCGTCAGGCCGTCGCGGAGTGCAAGCTGGGGCGGGTGGCGGACGCCGAGGTGCGCCTCACGCTGGCCCAGGGCCTGGCCTCCGTGGACCCGGAGGCCGAGGCCTGGGTGTTGGGCGACAGGGCCCGGGCGCGCGAGGTGCGCGGTGATGCCACGGGCGCGGTGGAGTTGCTCTTCCAGGCCTTCCAGCGCATGGGCGCGCGTCCCGCCCGCGCGCCGGACTTCTACTGGGAGCACCTCAACATGCTGGGGCGGCTGCAGCACCGGCTGGGGCAGACGGACCGGGCGCGCACCGCCTTCTCCCGCGCCTGTGAGCAGGCGCGCGCGGTGGGCAGCACGGCGGGGCAGGCGCGGGCGCTCTCCAACCTCGCCGGGCTGCGCATGCTGGCGGGCGAGCCCGCCGCCGCGATGGTCGACCTGGAGCGCGCGCTCGTCCTCGCGGAGCAGGCCGGCGACATCCAGGAGGTGGCCCGCATCCACTACAACGTCGGCCGGTTGCTGGGGGCCGGAGGGCGCGCGCCCGAGGCCCGCGAGCGCCTGGAGCGGGCGCGAGAGCGCGCACGCGTCGCCGGGTGGCGCGAGGGCGAGGCGCTGACGGCCCAGGCCCTGGGCGTCCTGGAGCAGCGGGCCCCGCGCCGTTGA
- a CDS encoding HEAT repeat domain-containing protein, whose product MDSPRTHPPHRPAVGSEPPATPEQVAAAEVGVALLRALNAHRFYAEGNVRVTEFQQKLWATLQHYHGVSGGAAVLHVRSTGLLVGDVPVAEFDSARDSLTRPLFLEGVREILLQPGLEQEPLGAFVLMWHRALQRSLPDEHDFYTSFWEYGFEDLELVVAEVPPPLEAGVDLAGHEEQLFSQFTPRHAPSLGAPSKSLGRDEWLAHLEAEVLAPVSMQDLARSAAPSFTGIPDVELAELRVGLERPEGGLLGRGLRVVWDLLAVCREDERMELLGWAEEVLSALISRGLWVELQQGVQEMIRDARATSARAPDLYALMRLFMKQQVRGALAVAAARPGELPRLLGLLDSLPRDALLEGPELLFALSSPEARAALAKLLARRGVPLGALVARVASLGEVDVEWLRALLDAPPLTAALLGHPLPAVRLAVLGRLGAREVEVHRVILLKLLGDATLPVRQAALGLLVQHQVEAAVGPLVSRLQAPLEAEERKAVLRALAELGGAAAAAALRQAFEREQDLELKAHCARCIGLLGDPRARPLLEAVAQKPFAPKVLRDACRRALTQLAPVG is encoded by the coding sequence ATGGACTCCCCACGAACCCATCCACCTCACCGCCCGGCGGTGGGGAGTGAGCCTCCCGCCACGCCGGAGCAGGTGGCGGCGGCGGAAGTCGGGGTCGCCCTGCTGCGCGCGCTCAACGCGCACCGCTTCTACGCGGAGGGCAACGTCCGCGTCACCGAGTTCCAGCAGAAGCTGTGGGCCACGCTCCAGCACTACCACGGCGTGTCGGGCGGGGCGGCCGTGCTGCACGTGCGCTCCACCGGGTTGCTGGTGGGCGACGTCCCCGTCGCCGAGTTCGACTCGGCGCGCGACTCGCTCACCCGGCCCCTGTTCCTGGAGGGCGTGCGGGAGATTCTGCTCCAGCCCGGACTGGAGCAGGAGCCGCTGGGGGCCTTCGTCCTCATGTGGCACCGCGCCCTGCAGCGCTCGCTCCCGGACGAGCACGACTTCTATACGAGCTTCTGGGAGTACGGCTTCGAGGACCTCGAGCTCGTCGTCGCGGAGGTGCCGCCCCCGCTGGAGGCGGGCGTGGACCTGGCGGGCCACGAGGAGCAGCTCTTCTCCCAGTTCACCCCGCGCCACGCCCCCAGCCTCGGCGCCCCGAGCAAGTCCCTCGGACGCGACGAGTGGCTGGCGCACCTGGAGGCCGAGGTGCTCGCGCCGGTGAGCATGCAGGACCTCGCGCGCTCCGCGGCCCCGTCCTTCACGGGCATTCCCGACGTGGAGCTCGCCGAGCTGCGCGTGGGGCTGGAGCGGCCCGAGGGCGGATTGCTGGGGCGCGGCCTGCGTGTGGTGTGGGATCTGCTCGCCGTGTGCCGCGAGGACGAGCGCATGGAGCTGCTCGGCTGGGCGGAGGAAGTCCTGTCCGCGCTCATCTCACGCGGCCTGTGGGTGGAGCTGCAGCAGGGGGTGCAGGAGATGATTCGCGACGCGCGCGCCACCAGCGCGCGCGCGCCGGACCTGTACGCGCTCATGCGCCTGTTCATGAAGCAGCAGGTCCGTGGCGCGCTCGCCGTGGCGGCGGCCCGGCCTGGAGAGCTGCCCCGCCTGCTGGGGCTGCTGGACTCGCTGCCGCGTGACGCGTTGCTGGAGGGCCCGGAGCTGCTCTTCGCGCTGTCCTCGCCAGAGGCCCGGGCCGCGCTCGCGAAGCTCCTCGCCCGCCGGGGCGTGCCGCTGGGCGCGCTGGTGGCGCGGGTGGCGTCGCTGGGCGAGGTGGACGTGGAGTGGCTGAGGGCCCTGCTCGACGCGCCACCGCTGACCGCGGCGCTGCTGGGCCACCCCCTGCCGGCGGTGCGCCTGGCCGTGCTGGGCAGACTGGGCGCGAGGGAGGTGGAGGTCCACCGCGTCATCCTGCTGAAGCTCCTGGGGGATGCGACGTTGCCGGTGCGCCAGGCGGCGCTCGGGTTGCTCGTGCAGCACCAGGTGGAGGCGGCGGTGGGGCCGCTGGTGAGCCGGCTCCAGGCGCCACTGGAGGCCGAGGAGCGCAAGGCCGTGTTGCGCGCGCTGGCGGAGCTGGGGGGCGCGGCCGCCGCCGCCGCGCTCCGGCAGGCCTTCGAGCGTGAGCAGGATTTGGAGCTGAAGGCGCACTGCGCGCGCTGCATCGGCCTGCTGGGAGACCCGCGCGCCCGGCCCCTGCTGGAGGCGGTGGCGCAGAAGCCCTTCGCTCCGAAGGTGCTGCGGGATGCCTGCCGCAGGGCGCTCACCCAGCTCGCGCCGGTGGGCTGA
- a CDS encoding HD-GYP domain-containing protein: MTTTQVGLRLLGALVRCLHTVTLHEVDNAATREAIDALAVLLEGELRNRMAVELQLVGGIPFVAGARLRLGEEHLETVVALRRYLEPLQIQELSFGAGVGREDLGRFLHAFQKHRRSRRPQAILQESLHPIRLDSKVSTPRMATAPEVLVRYYARLVVMLKHVITSQVPVRIERFRRVLQQLADASVGQEALLVGLTRFRRAELDGGQHGAAVAVLTLLMARRLGVARAPQMELALNGLFHDLGRGAAVLGPEQELDRAAHELLARRGPLKTALRLLQRPLLPGQLERMVAAHDCIQHVKGDAHQRPVGMAGRLLAVPCAFDLLTFPAGSHPGLPPDQALRLITHRAGTRFDPRVVRLFTSVAGFYPVGTLVRLSGGQLGVVMDVPASPAMSARPRIRVIQDANRLEADYMVDLAEPGQRLAILASLDSTEHDLNVPHFLFS, translated from the coding sequence ATGACGACGACACAGGTGGGGCTCCGGCTCCTGGGCGCGCTGGTGCGGTGTCTGCACACGGTGACGCTGCACGAGGTGGACAACGCCGCGACGCGGGAGGCCATCGACGCGCTGGCGGTGCTCCTGGAAGGGGAGCTGCGCAACCGCATGGCGGTGGAGCTGCAGCTCGTGGGGGGCATTCCCTTCGTCGCCGGGGCCCGGCTGCGGCTGGGGGAGGAGCACCTGGAGACCGTCGTCGCGCTCCGCCGCTACCTGGAGCCGTTGCAGATACAGGAGCTCTCCTTCGGCGCCGGGGTGGGGCGCGAGGACCTGGGGCGCTTCCTGCACGCCTTCCAGAAACACCGCCGGAGCCGCAGGCCCCAGGCCATCCTCCAGGAGTCGTTGCACCCCATCCGCCTGGACTCCAAGGTCTCCACGCCGAGGATGGCGACGGCGCCGGAGGTGCTGGTGCGCTACTACGCGCGCCTGGTCGTCATGCTCAAGCACGTCATCACCTCCCAGGTGCCCGTGCGAATCGAGCGCTTCCGCCGCGTGCTGCAGCAACTGGCCGATGCCTCCGTGGGACAGGAAGCGCTGCTGGTCGGCCTCACCCGGTTCCGTCGCGCGGAGCTGGATGGAGGTCAGCACGGCGCCGCCGTGGCGGTGCTCACCCTGCTGATGGCGCGCCGGCTGGGCGTCGCACGCGCACCGCAGATGGAGCTGGCGCTGAATGGCCTGTTCCACGACCTGGGACGCGGGGCGGCGGTGCTCGGGCCCGAGCAGGAGCTGGACCGCGCCGCGCACGAGCTGCTGGCCCGCCGTGGCCCCTTGAAGACGGCGCTGCGGCTGCTCCAGCGTCCGCTCCTGCCCGGCCAGCTGGAGCGGATGGTGGCCGCGCATGACTGCATCCAGCACGTGAAGGGGGACGCCCACCAGCGGCCGGTGGGCATGGCGGGGAGGCTGCTGGCCGTGCCGTGCGCGTTCGACTTGCTGACCTTCCCCGCGGGCTCGCACCCGGGGCTTCCGCCAGACCAGGCGCTGCGGCTCATCACCCACCGCGCGGGGACGCGGTTCGACCCGCGGGTGGTGCGACTCTTCACCTCCGTGGCGGGCTTCTACCCGGTGGGGACGCTGGTGCGGCTGTCGGGAGGGCAGCTGGGCGTGGTGATGGACGTGCCCGCGTCTCCCGCCATGTCCGCCCGGCCCCGGATTCGCGTCATCCAGGACGCGAACCGGCTGGAGGCGGACTACATGGTCGACCTCGCCGAACCGGGCCAGCGCCTGGCCATCCTCGCGTCGCTCGACTCCACCGAGCATGACCTCAACGTGCCCCACTTCCTGTTCTCGTAG
- a CDS encoding Ig-like domain-containing protein → MVAALRPLRAVKTRLPLPSVLVLVLGLLSACGPSPASITVEPLPSKYLRTPGQNVKLEYVVLDTEGQRMSEPKLRWTSSATDVALVQEGVVTVRKSGKTTIGVTGGKIRTAIPLDLTILNSLDVKAPGADFMEVSRIIKLRVVARNEQGELLADAAPEFRSSDETVVRVEDGQLVAVRPGTATVTAALGHLNRAIAVQVVPPDFARLGLNLTHHAFQRPGQSVMLQAKAYNRNGAVLESVPLEWFTSDAAVVTVAPDGRVTAVGTGRAVVSVVAGRRRSAAEFVVP, encoded by the coding sequence ATGGTCGCTGCTCTCCGTCCCCTTCGTGCCGTGAAGACGCGCCTTCCTCTCCCTTCCGTCCTCGTTCTCGTCCTCGGGCTCCTGAGTGCCTGCGGGCCGTCCCCCGCCTCCATCACCGTCGAGCCGCTGCCGTCGAAGTACCTGCGGACGCCAGGGCAGAATGTGAAGCTGGAGTACGTGGTCCTCGACACGGAGGGCCAGCGGATGTCCGAGCCGAAGCTGCGGTGGACGAGCTCCGCCACGGACGTGGCCCTCGTGCAGGAGGGCGTGGTGACGGTGCGCAAGTCCGGGAAGACGACCATCGGCGTCACCGGCGGCAAGATTCGCACGGCGATTCCGTTGGACCTCACCATCCTCAACTCGCTCGACGTGAAGGCGCCGGGCGCGGACTTCATGGAGGTGAGTCGCATCATCAAGCTGCGCGTGGTGGCGAGGAACGAGCAGGGTGAGTTGCTCGCCGACGCGGCGCCCGAGTTCCGCTCGTCCGACGAGACGGTGGTGCGCGTGGAGGACGGGCAGCTCGTGGCCGTGCGTCCGGGCACCGCCACCGTCACCGCGGCGCTGGGGCACCTGAACCGCGCCATCGCGGTGCAGGTGGTGCCCCCGGACTTCGCGCGCCTGGGCCTCAACCTCACGCACCACGCCTTCCAGCGGCCGGGCCAGTCCGTGATGCTCCAGGCCAAGGCCTACAACCGCAACGGCGCCGTGCTGGAGAGCGTGCCGCTGGAGTGGTTCACCTCGGACGCCGCGGTGGTGACGGTGGCGCCCGATGGCCGCGTGACGGCGGTGGGGACCGGCCGCGCCGTCGTCTCCGTGGTCGCGGGCCGGCGGCGCTCGGCGGCGGAGTTCGTCGTCCCGTAG